One region of Faecalibacter bovis genomic DNA includes:
- a CDS encoding NUDIX hydrolase — protein MEIKSFNFCPNCASKNISFDYRKFNCNDCNMVYYQNVATATAVILRKGEEILFTVRNREPQKGKLDLPGGFTDPDETAEESCQRELKEELNITTPLENFKYLLSQPNNYEYKTIPYKTCDLVYEVTFPIGTELAIEEDEIAEVKWININEINLDEIGFVSLRKAVEYYINNQ, from the coding sequence ATGGAAATCAAATCGTTTAATTTTTGTCCGAACTGTGCATCTAAAAATATTTCTTTCGATTACAGAAAGTTTAATTGTAATGATTGCAATATGGTTTATTATCAAAACGTAGCTACTGCAACTGCTGTAATTTTACGTAAAGGTGAAGAAATTCTTTTCACTGTAAGAAATCGAGAACCGCAAAAAGGAAAATTAGATTTACCAGGCGGATTTACTGATCCGGATGAAACGGCAGAAGAATCTTGTCAGAGAGAATTAAAAGAAGAATTAAACATTACCACTCCATTAGAAAATTTCAAATACTTATTATCACAACCTAATAATTACGAGTATAAGACGATTCCGTACAAAACGTGCGATTTAGTTTACGAAGTGACTTTTCCAATTGGCACTGAACTTGCGATTGAAGAAGATGAAATTGCTGAAGTAAAATGGATTAATATAAATGAAATTAATTTAGACGAAATTGGTTTTGTTTCGTTACGTAAAGCAGTTGAATATTACATAAATAATCAATAA